A DNA window from Setaria viridis chromosome 2, Setaria_viridis_v4.0, whole genome shotgun sequence contains the following coding sequences:
- the LOC117844572 gene encoding uncharacterized protein — protein MEALYLLASLAATLVTSAFQSLLLFLRLLFQHRHDSGGGSAAGATRLYEGRVRHSRRRPAAHAFEYPVRYALVDLDRLPLPDHLSADETRRIASTSGPVRLLTIPKSVGYEQNPLSIYYCYNSAGQGQDGELRMCIAEVTNTPWGERVMFTFQPDSDLVAKPLHVSPFMDMLGNWSIRADAPGDSLYVVISVQHPTLGNYFTAALHAKLVGHTSNSLRLATFFWLMPHKVAAWIYWEALRLWLKNVKFLDHPRYLNMSYRDEALKRDLELRSSCSFLQKQKANNQRSSSTDKTCEISNHPDNKDDENIMKRWCVWRDAQWPWS, from the exons ATGGAGGCGCTCTACCTGCTCGCCTCCTTGGCCGCTACCCTCGTCACCTCCGCCTTCCaatccctcctcctcttcctccgcctcctcttccAGCACCGCCATGACTCCGGCGGTgggtccgccgccggcgccacgagGCTCTATGAGGGCCGCGTCCGGCactcccgccggcgcccggcggcgcaCGCTTTCGAGTACCCCGTGCGCTACGCGCTCGTCGACCTCGACCGCCTGCCACTCCCGGACCACCTCTCCGCCGACGAGACGCGCCGcatcgcctccacctccggcccCGT GCGTCTCCTGACAATCCCCAAGAGCGTGGGGTACGAGCAGAACCCGCTAAGCATTTACTACTGCTACAATTCAGCAGGACAGGGACAAGATGGAGAGCTCAGGATGTGCATTGCTGAA GTCACAAACACTCCCTGGGGTGAGAGGGTGATGTTTACCTTCCAACCGGACTCTGATCTTGTAGCGAAGCCCTTGCATGTCAGCCCCTTTATG GATATGCTCGGCAACTGGAGTATTCGTGCTGACGCCCCTGGGGATAGCCTTTATGTTGTCATATCAGTTCAGCATCCAACACTTGGGAACTATTTCACTGCAGCTCTGCACGCCAAATTAGTTGGACACACAAGTAATTCTTTGAGGCTGGCAACCTTCTTCTGGCTGATGCCACACAAAGTTGCTGCATGGATATACTGGGAG GCCCTCAGACTTTGGCTGAAGAACGTCAAATTCCTGGACCATCCCAGGTATCTGAACATGAGTTACAGGGATGAAGCACTGAAGCGTGATCTCGAGCTCCGTTCCTCTTGCAGCTTCCTTCAGAAACAGAAGGCGAACAACCAAAGAAGCAGCAGCACCGACAAGACGTGTGAAATCTCCAACCATCCAGATAACAAGGACGACGAGAACATCATGAAGAGGTGGTGCGTTTGGAGGGATGCTCAGTGGCCATGGTCGTGA
- the LOC117845749 gene encoding uncharacterized protein — translation MEQQEPGLDLSLALAPEAAGRREELDEVAPQPTAYVAGKQVRLFPCLFCNKKFLKSQALGGHQNAHRKDRAAADWNPYVYGHHAAAAGASVPIASHGVAAAELPAGVKLEAPDRSSPLYAGHVLLPAVEGAAGPSTAGAGRGGTVGMLNWRRTSHVSAPPESTAPPPSSSGDEELDLELRI, via the coding sequence ATGGAGCAGCAGGAGCCGGGGCTGGACCTGTCCCTGGCCCTCGCGCCGGAGGCCGCCGGACGCCGTGAGGAGCTGGACGAGGTGGCGCCGCAGCCGACGGCGTACGTCGCCGGGAAGCAGGTGCGTCTGTTCCCTTGCCTCTTCTGCAACAAGAAGTTCCTCAAGTCGCAGGCGCTCGGGGGCCACCAGAACGCGCACAGGAaggaccgcgccgccgccgactggAACCCCTACGTctacggccaccacgccgccgccgccggggcttcTGTCCCGATCGCCTCGCACGGtgtcgccgccgcggagctcCCCGCCGGCGTCAAGCTTGAGGCGCCGGACCGCAGCTCGCCGCTCTACGCGGGCCACGTGCTGCTCCCGGCGGTGGAGGGGGCAGCCGGCCCTTCCACCGCTGGCGCGGGGCGCGGTGGCACGGTAGGGATGCTCAACTGGAGGAGGACCTCCCACGTCTCCGCCCCACCGGAgagcaccgcgccgccgccgtccagctcCGGCGACGAGGAGCTCGACCTCGAGCTGCGAATCTAG
- the LOC117843869 gene encoding protein TIFY 5: MEEGRREVAAGAGRRWRRRSGGKGGDSGDESDGSSGGGGVELSLRLRTGDSTSVPPAAPVAVAEEERHQAAAAEGRRNMTIFYNGRVCAVDVTEVQARAIISMANEEMIMAAAADHHRQQHRHLQDSGSSSSAHVRPAEVAPAAGPSSSRQGFAAVAAAPVIDQQVVSGLSMKRSLQLFLQKRKARAGGAVAPPYAGGRHAQAIMRH; encoded by the exons ATGGAGGAGGGCAGGAGGGAAGTCGCCgccggagcggggcggcggtggcgtcgtcGTTCTGGTGGCAAGGGAGGAGACAGCGGTGATGAGAGCGACGggagtagcggcggcggcggggtcgagctCAGCCTGCGGCTGAGGACAGGGGACAGTACCAGCGttccgccggcggcgcctgtGGCGGTGGCCGAGGAGGAACGGCAtcaggccgcggcggcggagggcaggAGGAACATGACCATCTTCTACAACGGCCGGGTGTGCGCCGTCGACGTCACCGAGGTCCAG GCGAGGGCGATCATATCCATGGCGAACGAGGAGATgatcatggcggcggcggcggaccacCACCGGCAGCAGCACCGCCACCTGCAGGACAGCGGCAGCAGTAGCAGCGCCCACGTGAgaccggcggaggtggcgccggctgCGGGTCCTTCCAGTTCCCGGCAGGGcttcgccgccgtggccgccgcgccggtgaTCGACCAGCAGGTGGTCTCGGGGCTGTCCATGAAGCGGTCGCTGCAGCTGTTCCTGCAGAAGCGCAAGGCCAGggcgggcggcgccgtcgcgccgccctaCGCCGGCGGCAGGCATGCTCAGGCGATCATGAGACACTGA
- the LOC117844570 gene encoding F-box/kelch-repeat protein At1g30090 has translation MRRVRVSSHNAPVHKLGDAQMALTPKFRLATTNTPAPPPPPEDPQQPVWDTPLIPGLPDDAALTCLLRLPVAAHGACRLVCRRWHHLLADKARFFSQRRALGLRSPWLFTLAFHRCTGKIQWKVLDLGHLAWHAIPAMPCRDRACPRGFGCVAVPGDGALLVCGGLVSDMDCPLHLVLRYDVYRNRWTVVTRMLAARSFFAGGVIDGRVYVAGGYSTNQFELNSAEVLDPDKGVWQPIASMGINMASSDSAVISGRLYVTEGCAWPFFSSPRGQIYDPKINQWEAMPVGMREGWTGQSVVIDGRLFVISEYERMKVKIYDPETDSWDSVSGPPMPERIMKPFSVSCLDSRIVVVGRGLHVAIGHVDKQPAGGGNSRNRSSSYSVCWQDVDVPKEFSDLTPSSSQILHA, from the coding sequence ATGCGCCGCGTCCGGGTCTCCTCCCACAACGCCCCCGTCCACAAGCTCGGCGACGCGCAGATGGCGCTCACGCCCAAGTTCCGCCTCGCCACCACCAacacccccgcgccgccgccgcccccggaggACCCGCAGCAGCCGGTCTGGGACACGCCGCTGATCCCGGGCCTCCCCGACGACGCCGCGCTGacctgcctcctccgcctccccgtcGCGGCGCACGGCGCCTGCCGCCTCGTGTGCCGCCGCTggcaccacctcctcgccgacAAGGCCCGGTTCTTCTCCCAGCGGCGGGCGCTGGGCCTCCGGTCCCCCTGGCTCTTCACCCTCGCCTTCCACCGCTGCACGGGGAAGATCCAGTGGAAGGTGCTCGACCTCGGCCACCTCGCCTGGCACGCCATCCCGGCCATGCCGTGCCGGGACCGGGCCTGCCCGCGCGGCTTCGGCTGCGTCGCCgtccccggcgacggcgcgctCCTCGTCTGCGGCGGCCTCGTCTCCGACATGGACTGCCCGCTCCACCTCGTGCTCAGGTACGACGTCTACAGGAACAGGTGGACCGTCGTGACCCGGATGCTCGCCGCCCGCTCCTtcttcgccggcggcgtcaTTGATGGCCGGGTCTATGTCGCCGGAGGCTACAGCACCAACCAGTTTGAGCTCAATTCGGCCGAGGTTCTTGATCCGGACAAGGGCGTTTGGCAGCCGATCGCTAGTATGGGCATAAACATGGCTTCATCTGATTCAGCTGTGATCAGTGGTAGGCTGTATGTCACTGAAGGATGCGCGTGGCCGTTCTTCTCGTCGCCGAGAGGGCAGATCTATGACCCAAAGATCAACCAGTGGGAGGCGATGCCGGTCGGGATGAGGGAAGGTTGGACAGGGCAGAGTGTGGTCATTGACGGGCGTCTGTTTGTGATTTCAGAGTATGAGAGGATGAAGGTTAAGATCTATGATCCGGAGACGGATTCATGGGACTCGGTCAGTGGTCCTCCGATGCCCGAGCGGATTATGAAGCCCTTCTCGGTCAGTTGTCTGGACAGCAGGATAGTTGTCGTCGGCCGAGGTCTCCATGTAGCCATTGGGCATGTTGACAAGCAGCCTGCTGGTGGCGGCAATTCTCGTAACAGGAGTTCAAGCTACTCCGTTTGTTGGCAAGATGTGGATGTTCCCAAGGAATTCAGTGATCTGACACCTTCAAGCAGCCAGATTCTGCATGCTTAA